One genomic window of Corticium candelabrum chromosome 9, ooCorCand1.1, whole genome shotgun sequence includes the following:
- the LOC134184958 gene encoding uncharacterized protein LOC134184958 has protein sequence MYSILAVQSRIPTSHLLHTGYTGSLLDMSANDFLPSLQDMNTFKDTLSILVAQLLTKFIHSLSFLSSVVPEHILHKYSNAMATSSTVAVIDVLMKNEAESKDMLDIMETMHGYLGEGYATEKRVLSGGDQLTCERQRASQRHVMCGNTSREKQQILEPVVEDWQAMVAFLAVKKHHFDEHTSKT, from the coding sequence ATGTACAGCATACTTGCTGTACAGAGTCGTATCCCTACTTCACACCTTCTGCACACTGGATATACGGGTAGTCTTTTGGATATGTCCGCTAATGACTTTCTTCCATCCCTTCAAGATATGAATACGTTCAAGGATACTCTGAGTATACTTGTTGCACAACTGCTTACAAAGTTCATTCATAGTCTATCTTTCTTGTCATCTGTGGTGCCTGAGCATATTCTACATAAATATTCAAATGCAATGGCTACATCATCCACTGTTGCTGTCATTGACGTCCTCATGAAGAACGAAGCAGAGAGTAAGGACATGCTAGACATTATGGAGACTATGCATGGGTACTTGGGAGAAGGCTATGCTACAGAGAAACGAGTCCTTTCAGGTGGTGACCAGCTGACATGCGAAAGACAAAGAGCATCTCAGAGACATGTCATGTGTGGGAATACAAGCAGGGAGAAACAGCAGATTTTGGAGCCAGTGGTGGAAGATTGGCAAGCCATGGTTGCATTTTTAGCGGTAAAGAAACATCATTTTGATGAACACACGTCTAAAACCTAA
- the LOC134184925 gene encoding synaptogyrin-2-like, with product MRNRKSAATRIVLRLASLAFGVVVLACIADKLFVDGYYYYSKVCYFDLQNSACEFGLACGSLSLILSVVFCTLDCVAFVREIKNPTRQIISVTSGILDLVMAILWIACFGYLTRTWIVMAVYDFGTEIEGRVYATLAFSFLSIPMWIIMAVVDFRNRADVDASRTNQATTVCYPVNPPVYCPGYSPGNSVIVYHPAYPTQSGSCVIQPFVYPPGNPVDHPLAYPAFTMKQ from the exons ATGAGAAATCGCAAGTCGGCTGCAACTCGAATCGTTCTTCGGCTGGCTAGTCTG GCTTTTGGTGTCGTAGTGCTCGCCTGCATTGCTGACAAGCTCTTCGTCGATGGCTATTACTATTACAGTAAAGTATGCTATTTCGACTTACAAAATTCAGCTTGTGAGTTTGGTTTGGCTTGTGGCTCACTGTCTCTGATTCTGTCCGTCGTATTCTGTACTTTGGACTGTGTGGCTTTTGTGCGTGAGATCAAAAATCCAACTCGTCAAATCATCAGCGTTACGAGCGGCATTCTGGACTTAGTCATGGCAATCTTGTGGATCGCCTGCTTTGGCTATTT AACACGGACTTGGATTGTTATGGCTGTATATGATTTCGGTACAGAGATTGAGGGACGAGTGTATGCAACTCTCGCTTTCAGTTTTCTGTCAATTCCTATGTGG aTCATCATGGCGGTTGTTGATTTTCGAAATCGAGCTGATGTTGATGCCTCTCGTACAAACCAAGCCACTACTGTCTGCTATCCTGTAAACCCTCCTGTCTACTGTCCTGGGTATTCTCCTGGCAACTCTGTGATAGTCTACCATCCTGCATACCCTACTCAGTCGGGCAGCTGTGTGATCCAGCCTTTTGTGTACCCTCCTGGCAACCCTGTTGATCACCCTCTCGCCTACCCTGCTTTCACAATGAAGCAGTAG
- the LOC134184619 gene encoding uncharacterized protein LOC134184619 — MPTESHKSVGIRVLLRMASLVFGVIVVACVANAYISRRWYMKDCAFDFDLNKPYCDLGIACGSVSLIAAVALSALDFLVHVCKMNRVQKGIVLGCGVSEVVMSMLWISCSITLTKIWGDTVRQNEYYDFSSEIEGRVYAILTFSFLSFLSWTSVAIADFIALRAIIISHPSTNQANADHFPTNPPGYHPLAHYPVHISDSFMVYPSAYPGPPSCPPNHPLDHAFDHPLVPAVKLNADSTILAKTF; from the exons ATGCCTACGGAAAGTCACAAGTCGGTTGGAATTCGAGTCTTACTTCGAATGGCTAGTTTG GTATTTGGTGTCATCGTAGTCGCCTGCGTTGCCAACGCCTACATCTCTAGACGTTGGTACATGAAAGACTGCGCTTTCGATTTCGATCTTAACAAGCCCTACTGCGATCTTGGCATCGCTTGTGGTTCAGTGTCCCTGATAGCAGCCGTCGCGTTGTCTGCTCTGGACTTCCTGGTTCATGTGTGTAAGATGAACCGTGTACAGAAGGGAATCGTCCTTGGGTGCGGCGTGTCAGAAGTGGTCATGTCAATGTTGTGGATTTCCTGTTCTATCACCCT GACAAAGATTTGGGGTGATACGGTCAGACAAAACGAATACTACGATTTCTCATCCGAAATAGAGGGACGAGTGTACGCAATTCTCACGTTCAGTTTTCTGTCGTTTCTTTCATGG aCGAGTGTGGCGATTGCTGATTTTATAGCTCTTCGAGCTATAATAATTTCTCATCCTTCGACAAACCAGGCTAATGCTGACCACTTTCCTACAAACCCTCCTGGCTACCACCCTCTTGCTCACTATCCTGTACACATTTCTGACAGCTTTATGGTCTACCCTTCTGCTTACCCTGGGCCTCCTAGTTGCCCTCCTAATCACCCTCTTGACCACGCCTTTGACCACCCTCTCGTCCCTGCAGTCAAGCTCAACGCAGATTCGACAATATTGGCAAAAACGTTTTGA